The sequence CAACGGTCGGCGCCTGACAGCGGTGCCCGGCGGGATCCCTCCTGAGTCCGAGCTGCTGGACCTGAGCCGGAACCGTATCCGCACCCTGCACCAGGGCATGTTCTCTCGCCTCTGGGCCTTGAAGGAGCTGGACTTGAGTGAGAATCTCATCTCCAACATCGAACCCGGGGCCTTCAACGGCCTGCAAAAGTTGATGACTCTCCGGCTGCAGGGCAACGTGTTGAAGATAATCCCGGCGGGCGTCTTCACCGGCCTTCCCAATCTCACCATCCTGGACATTAGTAAGAACAAAATCGTGATCTTCCTGGACCACTCCTTCAAAGACCTGGTCAGCCTCCGGAAGCTGGAGGCAGGAGACAATCACCTGGTCTTTGTTTCGAGCCGAGCTTTTGGAGGCCTCCACCGGCTACAGCAGCTCACCTTGGAGAAATGCAACTTGACCGGCATCCCGACGCAGGCCCTCTCTCACCTTCACCACCTTGTGGAACTCAGGTTCAAAGTCCTGAACATCAACGTCATTCCTAACTACTCTTTCAGGAAGCTGCACCACCTGAAGGTTCTGGAGATCAGCCAGTGTCCTTCCCTGGCTACGCTTGAGTCTTATAGCCTCTTCGGCTTAAATATCACTGCTTTGTCTGTCACTAAGTGCAACCTTAGTGTTATCCCGTATGAAGCCTTCAAGCACTTGGTCTACCTCCGGTTCCTGGACCTCTCTTACAACCCCATCTCCATCATCCACGGGAGGAAGCTGAGGGACCTCTCGCGACTTCAAGAGTTGCACCTTACCGGGGGCCGGCTGGCCGCCATAGAGAACAAAGCTTTCCAAGGGCTATACTACTTCCGCCTCCTCAATGTCTCCAGCAACGCCCTGCAGACCCTTGAGGAAGGCGCCTTCCACTCTGTGGGCAACTTGGAAGTCCTGCGGCTGGACGGAAACCCCCTGGCTTGTGACTGCCGCCTCCTTTGGATCATCCGGAGGAGGCGGAGGCTGAATTTCgaagcccagcagccagcctgTGCCAGCCCCTCGGCAGTGGAAGGGAAGGCCTTCCGAGACTTTtcagaggtgctgctggaccactTCACTTGCAGGAGATCTAAGATTACGGACAGGACATCTCAGAGGGTGAGCGTCGAAGAAGGAGGCCAGGCAACGCTGACGTGCAGAAGTGATGGAGATCCCGCACCAACCATTTCCTGGGTGACTCCTCACAGAATTCACCTGAATTCCGGACGCAAGGGTCGGGTGAGAGTCCTTTTAGACGGCACCCTGGAGATCCAGTACGCCTTGCCTAAGGACACCGGGCTATACCGCTGCATCGCGAGCAACGTAGCTGGGAATGACACCCTGGTGGCTCACCTCCAAGTCCGTCCGTTCTCCAGACACCTGCGGAACGATTCGTTCCTCCTGAGCAACGTCAGCTTTGTCAACACCACAGAGAGCCTCCACCTGCTCCTCGTTGATG is a genomic window of Eublepharis macularius isolate TG4126 chromosome 1, MPM_Emac_v1.0, whole genome shotgun sequence containing:
- the LINGO4 gene encoding leucine-rich repeat and immunoglobulin-like domain-containing nogo receptor-interacting protein 4: MVNRALLDFPSPGTRWQLLVFLILAAPLVGFGWTCPSRCDCSAQEKAVFCNGRRLTAVPGGIPPESELLDLSRNRIRTLHQGMFSRLWALKELDLSENLISNIEPGAFNGLQKLMTLRLQGNVLKIIPAGVFTGLPNLTILDISKNKIVIFLDHSFKDLVSLRKLEAGDNHLVFVSSRAFGGLHRLQQLTLEKCNLTGIPTQALSHLHHLVELRFKVLNINVIPNYSFRKLHHLKVLEISQCPSLATLESYSLFGLNITALSVTKCNLSVIPYEAFKHLVYLRFLDLSYNPISIIHGRKLRDLSRLQELHLTGGRLAAIENKAFQGLYYFRLLNVSSNALQTLEEGAFHSVGNLEVLRLDGNPLACDCRLLWIIRRRRRLNFEAQQPACASPSAVEGKAFRDFSEVLLDHFTCRRSKITDRTSQRVSVEEGGQATLTCRSDGDPAPTISWVTPHRIHLNSGRKGRVRVLLDGTLEIQYALPKDTGLYRCIASNVAGNDTLVAHLQVRPFSRHLRNDSFLLSNVSFVNTTESLHLLLVDVSTLVGILAIGIMPFLCSVTVCFLFILLWIRSQGRTKHRVNERSPRYSHGYKAVSSKQRTTAQNPR